One window of Streptomyces sp. NBC_00273 genomic DNA carries:
- a CDS encoding endo-beta-N-acetylglucosaminidase: protein MPETDDVVDPRTPPAAPRPPTRRRVLATGAGAAALLGLAGRARAAAAPVPAPLPLRAPAAAPAPVDLAPYASYWFPDSLPSGTPGPGIVWRSLSRWTPESDPDLAHNTSTVPLAERFTPVPANRDARAGQARIASLVSFGPTAGNPSQGSPTADHYALTHWAYIDELVFWGGSAGEGIVLAPNAPVVDAAHRNGVRVLGNVFLPPVAYGGDLRWTRDLVRRDSLGRFPIADKLVQVARTYGFDGWFVNAETDGGDSALATRMREFLRALRAAGEPHGLRTTWYDAMNSTGRVGWQGALNALNQEFFEDRAGTVSDTMFVDFRWTPGTLAASGALADRLGRSRHDLWAAVDTESRGWDAVVDWDAIVPRGRDHVVSYGFYRPEWTRNHLADRSPGAFHRADDRFWTGASLDPARPAPGARWRAPATVVADRSTVTGLPFACSFNTGHGLRWYDGGRVVSDAPWNHLGLQDRLPGRRWAVDTAGARPSVTLDFASAWRGGSSLLVEGALTAPVTIGLHSTRLPLTRGAVLELVHAAGSGSVAAEITVEVGVAVREPSGPGEPVPYTWLPAATRDGGQGWRTTRAALASLTGRTAYGLAVRITALGKTPVAWRIGAVSVRDETRTRRPAPPTAPVVDASSRQDGRAWVRLSWRAAAGPHVRPRHYEVWRVLPDGTRRFLGGTCGTALYLPAVPRAGRERAAVFEVRAVDELYAVSEAARTALVW from the coding sequence ATGCCCGAGACCGACGACGTCGTCGATCCGCGTACGCCGCCCGCCGCGCCACGGCCGCCGACCCGGCGCAGGGTGCTGGCCACCGGGGCCGGGGCCGCCGCGCTGCTGGGCCTGGCGGGCCGCGCCCGGGCCGCCGCCGCGCCCGTGCCCGCGCCCTTACCGCTGAGAGCGCCCGCCGCGGCACCTGCACCGGTCGACCTGGCCCCGTACGCCTCGTACTGGTTCCCGGACTCCCTCCCGTCGGGGACCCCCGGTCCCGGGATCGTGTGGCGCTCGCTCAGCCGGTGGACCCCCGAGAGCGACCCCGATCTGGCTCACAACACCTCGACCGTGCCCTTGGCGGAACGGTTCACCCCGGTCCCGGCGAACCGGGACGCCCGCGCCGGCCAGGCCCGCATCGCCTCCCTGGTCTCCTTCGGGCCCACCGCCGGGAACCCCTCCCAGGGCTCCCCGACCGCCGACCACTACGCGCTCACGCACTGGGCGTACATCGACGAGCTGGTCTTCTGGGGCGGCTCCGCCGGCGAGGGCATCGTGCTCGCACCGAACGCGCCGGTGGTCGACGCCGCCCACCGCAACGGCGTCCGGGTGCTGGGCAACGTGTTCCTGCCGCCCGTCGCCTACGGCGGCGACCTCCGGTGGACCCGCGACCTGGTGCGGCGGGACTCCCTCGGCCGCTTCCCCATCGCCGACAAGCTCGTCCAGGTGGCGCGCACCTACGGCTTCGACGGCTGGTTCGTGAACGCCGAGACCGACGGCGGGGACAGCGCGCTCGCCACCCGGATGCGGGAGTTCCTGCGCGCCCTGCGTGCGGCCGGCGAGCCGCACGGCCTGCGCACCACCTGGTACGACGCCATGAACAGCACCGGCCGGGTGGGCTGGCAGGGCGCCCTCAACGCGCTCAACCAGGAGTTCTTCGAGGACCGGGCCGGGACGGTCTCGGACACGATGTTCGTGGACTTCCGCTGGACCCCGGGCACCCTGGCCGCCTCGGGGGCGCTCGCCGACCGTCTCGGCCGCTCCCGCCACGACCTGTGGGCCGCCGTCGACACCGAATCCCGCGGCTGGGACGCGGTCGTCGACTGGGACGCGATCGTCCCGCGCGGGCGGGACCACGTCGTCAGCTACGGCTTCTACCGGCCCGAGTGGACCCGCAACCACCTCGCCGACCGATCCCCCGGCGCATTCCACCGCGCCGACGACCGGTTCTGGACCGGCGCGTCCCTGGACCCGGCCCGGCCCGCGCCCGGGGCCCGCTGGCGGGCCCCGGCCACGGTCGTCGCCGACCGGTCCACCGTCACCGGGCTCCCCTTCGCCTGTTCCTTCAACACCGGGCACGGGTTGCGCTGGTACGACGGCGGCAGGGTCGTCTCGGACGCGCCCTGGAACCACCTCGGGCTCCAGGACCGGCTCCCCGGCCGCCGCTGGGCGGTGGACACCGCCGGGGCGCGCCCCTCGGTCACCCTGGACTTCGCGAGCGCCTGGCGCGGCGGCTCCAGCCTGCTGGTCGAGGGCGCGCTGACCGCCCCCGTGACCATCGGGCTGCACTCCACGCGGCTGCCGCTGACCCGCGGGGCGGTCCTGGAACTGGTGCACGCCGCCGGGTCGGGGTCGGTCGCGGCGGAGATCACGGTGGAGGTCGGTGTCGCCGTCCGCGAGCCGTCCGGCCCCGGCGAGCCGGTCCCGTACACGTGGCTGCCGGCCGCGACCCGGGACGGCGGGCAGGGCTGGCGCACGACGCGGGCGGCTCTGGCGTCACTGACGGGCAGGACCGCGTACGGCCTCGCGGTACGGATCACCGCGCTCGGGAAGACGCCGGTGGCGTGGCGGATCGGCGCCGTGTCGGTGCGCGACGAGACCCGCACCCGGCGCCCGGCCCCGCCCACCGCACCGGTCGTGGACGCCTCGTCCCGACAGGACGGCCGGGCCTGGGTGCGCCTGTCCTGGCGGGCGGCGGCCGGTCCCCACGTGCGGCCGCGCCACTACGAGGTGTGGCGGGTCCTGCCCGACGGCACCCGGCGCTTCCTCGGGGGCACCTGCGGCACCGCCCTGTACCTGCCCGCCGTCCCGCGCGCCGGGCGGGAGCGGGCGGCGGTCTTCGAGGTCCGGGCCGTCGACGAGCTGTACGCGGTCTCGGAGGCGGCCCGCACCGCCCTCGTCTGGTAG
- a CDS encoding sensor histidine kinase, which translates to MRARLLPLLVILMAGTLLALGFPLAVSLAAGQQQRVVVDRIDDSARFAALAQFFIDAEGSGSMGAAERRETLGQELARYQTLYGIRAGIFYRNDNALARSPGWWQLPESREGRQALESALAGRRSHDPPQVWPWQTDGKLLVISPVVLDGDVVAVVATESPTDQMRARILKGWLLIAGGLAAAMLVAFGAALKLTSWVLKPVKTLDAAAHGIATGRMNSRVAAAGGPPELQRLAHSFNEMADNVEEVLEQQRAFVADASHQLRNPLAALLLRIELLALELPEGNEEIASVRTEGKRLTQVLDDLLDLALAEHASAEISLTDIGALAAERVAAWRPYAEEKGVRLTESGRSAITGWADPIALSSALDAVIDNALKFTPAGEEVEVSVSPEGRSVRVVVADRGPGLTEDELLRVGDRFWRSGRHQNVKGSGLGLSISRALLAAGGGSLSYEKNPPHGLRVTVAVPRTDPRGA; encoded by the coding sequence GTGCGTGCCCGTCTGCTCCCGCTGCTCGTCATCCTGATGGCGGGCACGCTGCTCGCCCTCGGCTTCCCGCTCGCCGTGAGCCTGGCCGCCGGGCAGCAACAGCGGGTGGTGGTCGACCGGATCGACGACAGTGCCCGCTTCGCCGCGCTCGCACAGTTCTTCATCGACGCCGAGGGTTCCGGATCCATGGGCGCCGCCGAGCGCCGCGAGACCCTCGGGCAGGAACTCGCCCGCTACCAGACCCTGTACGGGATCCGCGCCGGCATCTTCTACCGTAACGACAACGCCCTGGCCCGGTCCCCGGGCTGGTGGCAGCTCCCGGAATCCCGTGAGGGGCGCCAGGCCCTCGAGTCGGCGTTGGCCGGCCGGCGCAGCCACGATCCCCCGCAGGTGTGGCCCTGGCAGACCGACGGCAAACTGCTCGTCATCTCCCCGGTCGTCCTCGACGGCGACGTGGTCGCGGTCGTCGCCACCGAATCACCGACCGACCAGATGCGCGCCCGCATCCTGAAGGGCTGGCTGCTGATCGCGGGCGGGCTCGCCGCGGCCATGCTGGTCGCCTTCGGCGCCGCCCTCAAGCTCACCAGCTGGGTGCTCAAGCCCGTCAAGACCCTGGACGCGGCCGCCCACGGCATCGCCACCGGACGAATGAACTCGCGCGTCGCGGCGGCCGGCGGCCCCCCGGAACTCCAGCGCCTGGCCCACTCGTTCAACGAGATGGCCGACAACGTCGAAGAGGTCCTGGAACAGCAGCGGGCGTTCGTCGCCGACGCCTCCCACCAGCTCCGCAATCCGCTCGCGGCACTGCTCCTGCGGATCGAGCTGCTCGCCCTCGAACTGCCCGAGGGGAACGAGGAGATCGCCTCCGTGCGCACCGAGGGCAAGCGCCTGACCCAGGTCCTGGACGACCTGCTGGACCTGGCGTTGGCCGAGCACGCCTCCGCCGAGATCAGCCTCACCGACATCGGGGCCCTGGCGGCCGAGCGGGTCGCCGCATGGCGCCCCTACGCCGAGGAGAAGGGCGTACGGCTCACCGAGTCGGGCCGGAGCGCCATCACCGGCTGGGCCGACCCCATCGCCCTGTCCAGTGCGCTCGACGCGGTCATCGACAACGCCCTCAAATTCACGCCCGCGGGCGAGGAGGTCGAGGTTTCGGTCTCCCCCGAGGGGCGCTCCGTCCGCGTGGTCGTCGCAGACCGCGGCCCCGGACTCACCGAGGACGAGCTGCTCCGCGTCGGCGACCGGTTCTGGCGCAGCGGCCGCCACCAGAACGTCAAGGGCTCCGGGCTCGGCCTGTCGATCTCCCGCGCCCTGCTCGCCGCGGGCGGCGGGTCCCTCTCCTACGAGAAGAACCCGCCGCACGGGCTGCGGGTGACGGTGGCCGTCCCGCGCACCGACCCCCGGGGCGCCTGA
- a CDS encoding putative leader peptide: MTGNDVRLWRRVHMDLLRYAGCVCRPSC, translated from the coding sequence ATGACCGGCAACGACGTACGCCTGTGGCGGAGGGTCCATATGGACCTGCTCCGCTACGCGGGCTGCGTGTGTCGCCCTTCCTGCTGA
- a CDS encoding glutamate ABC transporter substrate-binding protein gives MKISKAAAAAAVAVALSLTATACGGSKQDAASDGGASGGAKDKIVVGIKYDQPGLGLKTPDGKFTGFDVDVATYVAKELGYEPNQIEFKQAPSAERENLISNGDVKFVVATYSINDKRKEKVDFAGPYFLAHQDLLVRADDTSITKAEDLNKKKLCSVTGSTSAQNVKTKLAPEADLLEQGGYSECLTGLENKAVDALTTDNSILAGYAAQEKNKGKFKLVGLSLSNENYGIGLKKGDKELQTKINAALKKMVEDGSWQKAVDKNLGPANYKNEPAPQITEGS, from the coding sequence ATGAAGATCTCCAAGGCCGCTGCGGCCGCGGCCGTCGCCGTCGCCCTGTCCCTGACCGCGACCGCCTGTGGCGGCAGCAAGCAGGACGCCGCCAGTGACGGCGGTGCCTCCGGTGGCGCCAAGGACAAGATCGTCGTCGGCATCAAGTACGACCAGCCCGGTCTGGGCCTGAAGACCCCGGACGGCAAGTTCACGGGCTTCGACGTCGACGTCGCGACCTACGTCGCCAAGGAGCTCGGCTACGAGCCGAACCAGATCGAGTTCAAGCAGGCCCCCAGCGCCGAGCGCGAGAACCTGATCTCGAACGGTGACGTGAAGTTCGTCGTCGCGACGTACTCGATCAACGACAAGCGCAAGGAGAAGGTCGACTTCGCCGGCCCGTACTTCCTCGCGCACCAGGACCTGCTGGTCCGCGCCGACGACACGAGCATCACCAAGGCCGAGGACCTGAACAAGAAGAAGCTCTGCTCGGTCACCGGCTCCACGTCGGCGCAGAACGTCAAGACCAAGCTGGCCCCCGAGGCCGACCTGCTGGAGCAGGGCGGCTACTCCGAGTGCCTGACCGGCCTGGAGAACAAGGCCGTCGACGCCCTCACCACGGACAACTCGATCCTGGCCGGCTACGCGGCGCAGGAGAAGAACAAGGGCAAGTTCAAGCTGGTCGGGCTGAGCCTGAGCAACGAGAACTACGGCATCGGTCTGAAGAAGGGCGACAAGGAGCTCCAGACCAAGATCAACGCCGCCCTCAAGAAGATGGTCGAGGACGGCAGCTGGCAGAAGGCCGTGGACAAGAACCTCGGCCCGGCCAACTACAAGAACGAGCCTGCCCCGCAGATCACCGAAGGCAGCTGA
- a CDS encoding response regulator transcription factor, which produces MRLLLVEDDDHVAAALSAILARHGFQVTHARNGEEALQALLPAGAPTCPQPFGVILLDLGLPDQDGYEVCGKIRKRTATPVIMVTARADVRSRIHGLNMGADDYVVKPYDTGELLARIHAVARRTGASEETTGTGTPATVRLGPVSIELPNRRVSVDGADVPLTRKEFDLLALLAQRPGVVFRREQIISEVWRTSWEGTGRTLEVHVASLRSKLRMPALIETVRGVGYRLVAPAAP; this is translated from the coding sequence ATGAGACTGCTGCTCGTCGAGGACGACGATCACGTCGCGGCAGCCCTGTCCGCGATCCTCGCCCGCCACGGCTTCCAGGTCACCCACGCCCGCAACGGTGAAGAGGCGCTGCAGGCACTCCTGCCCGCCGGCGCGCCGACCTGCCCCCAACCCTTCGGCGTGATCCTGCTCGACCTCGGTCTGCCCGACCAGGACGGCTACGAGGTGTGCGGCAAGATCCGCAAGCGCACCGCCACCCCCGTGATCATGGTGACCGCGCGGGCCGACGTACGCTCCCGCATCCACGGCCTGAACATGGGCGCCGACGACTACGTGGTCAAGCCGTACGACACCGGCGAGCTCCTGGCCCGCATCCACGCCGTCGCCCGGCGCACCGGTGCCTCCGAAGAGACCACCGGCACCGGTACGCCCGCCACGGTCCGCCTCGGTCCCGTCAGCATCGAGCTGCCCAACCGCCGGGTCAGCGTGGACGGCGCCGACGTGCCCCTCACCCGCAAGGAGTTCGACCTGCTGGCCCTGCTCGCGCAGCGGCCCGGCGTCGTCTTCCGCCGCGAGCAGATCATCAGCGAGGTGTGGCGCACCAGCTGGGAGGGGACCGGGCGCACCCTGGAGGTCCACGTCGCCTCGCTGCGTTCCAAACTGCGCATGCCCGCCCTGATCGAGACCGTCCGAGGGGTGGGCTACCGGCTCGTCGCCCCGGCCGCTCCCTAG
- a CDS encoding amino acid ABC transporter permease yields the protein MFDFLDSGQYDVLGAFWVTVQLTLYSAAGSLIWGTALAGMRVSPVPLLRGFGTAYVNLVRNTPLTLLIIGCSLGLNQTLGIALGGSTFKEIGFRLAVLGFIAYTGTFVCEALRSGINTVPLGQAEAARALGLSFFQVLTLIVLPQAFRAVVAPLANVLIALTKNTTVAAAIGVAEAALLMKEMLENEPQALFAVFAIFALGFVLLTLPTGLLLGWVAKRVAVKR from the coding sequence GTGTTCGATTTTCTTGATTCCGGGCAGTACGACGTGCTCGGAGCCTTCTGGGTGACGGTTCAGCTCACCCTCTACTCGGCGGCCGGATCCCTGATCTGGGGCACCGCCCTCGCCGGGATGCGGGTCAGCCCGGTCCCGCTGCTGCGGGGCTTCGGCACCGCTTACGTCAACCTGGTGCGCAACACCCCGCTGACGTTGCTGATCATCGGCTGCTCGCTGGGACTCAACCAGACCCTCGGCATCGCCCTGGGCGGCAGCACGTTCAAGGAGATCGGCTTCCGGCTCGCGGTCCTCGGGTTCATCGCCTACACCGGGACCTTCGTCTGCGAGGCCCTGCGCTCCGGCATCAACACCGTGCCCCTCGGCCAGGCCGAGGCGGCCCGCGCGCTGGGACTGAGCTTCTTCCAGGTGCTCACCCTGATCGTGCTCCCCCAGGCCTTCCGGGCGGTCGTCGCACCGCTCGCCAACGTACTGATCGCGCTCACCAAGAACACCACGGTGGCGGCGGCCATCGGCGTGGCCGAGGCGGCCCTGCTGATGAAGGAAATGCTCGAGAACGAGCCGCAGGCGCTCTTCGCGGTCTTCGCGATCTTCGCCCTCGGTTTCGTCCTTCTGACCCTGCCCACCGGTCTTCTGCTGGGCTGGGTCGCCAAGCGAGTGGCGGTGAAGCGATGA
- a CDS encoding FAD-dependent oxidoreductase: MDPVIVVGAGPVGLSLSLALAGAGVPSVVLDEGPGKEEVRPARTVVLHAETAAMAHRLGCTTLRDEGAHFAAWRTMRRRQTDRRITFEDHPAPLHVPQHALTRGLRDAAAAHPLVQLVTDSKLDSLEQDGRGVTAHTRGAETTWWRGSYLVGCDGARSTVRKLLGIRFPGRTAVERHAVAALRTELPWPGEALLHRNPPHEVTSRPLPDGVWRLDWLLPPRGELVTPDVLVTLIRDTLAVWCGGTTPPYDLIDTGVHTLHHRLARRWRDGRAFLAGDAAHLLGALGTQGVEEGLRDAENLAWKLSLAWHQGASEALLDSYEGERRTAVASRLRAADQAMPSLRAGGGLRTYLPGAARSAESLLTDGHLGRGPLGAEPTYAPPVAVREVPTATEPGGPVANVAVTAPDGATVPLRDLLGQGRLLVVLVAPGTGVWDRRHWLGAGLMPRLAAAVSALPARTDLLVADSYPGAPAHTVLLVRPDGHLAATFAGVRPAELYEAADTLRAGAPASRVPAPATTTPTPAPAPTPTVVID, translated from the coding sequence ATGGACCCGGTGATCGTCGTCGGCGCAGGACCCGTCGGGCTGTCCCTGTCGCTCGCCCTGGCGGGTGCGGGCGTGCCCTCCGTCGTGCTCGACGAAGGGCCCGGCAAGGAAGAGGTCCGCCCGGCCCGCACCGTCGTCCTGCACGCCGAAACGGCGGCCATGGCGCACCGGCTGGGCTGTACGACGCTGCGCGACGAGGGGGCTCACTTCGCCGCCTGGCGCACGATGCGCCGGCGCCAGACCGACCGGCGGATCACCTTCGAGGACCACCCGGCCCCGCTGCACGTGCCGCAGCACGCGCTGACGCGCGGACTGCGCGACGCCGCCGCGGCCCACCCGCTCGTCCAACTGGTCACCGACAGCAAGCTGGACTCCCTGGAACAGGACGGCCGGGGCGTCACCGCGCACACCCGGGGCGCCGAAACCACCTGGTGGCGCGGGAGTTACCTGGTCGGCTGCGACGGCGCCCGCTCGACCGTGCGCAAGCTGCTCGGCATCCGTTTCCCGGGCCGCACCGCCGTGGAACGGCACGCCGTGGCCGCGCTGCGCACCGAACTGCCCTGGCCCGGCGAGGCCTTGCTGCACCGCAACCCGCCGCACGAGGTCACCTCGCGGCCACTGCCCGACGGGGTGTGGCGGCTGGACTGGCTGCTCCCGCCCCGCGGGGAACTCGTGACTCCCGACGTACTGGTGACCTTGATCCGCGACACCCTCGCGGTGTGGTGCGGCGGCACGACACCCCCGTACGACCTCATCGACACCGGGGTCCACACCCTGCACCACCGCCTCGCCCGACGCTGGCGCGACGGCCGCGCCTTCCTCGCCGGAGACGCCGCGCACCTGCTGGGCGCGCTCGGCACCCAGGGGGTCGAGGAGGGACTCCGGGACGCCGAGAACCTGGCGTGGAAGCTCTCCCTGGCCTGGCACCAGGGGGCTTCCGAGGCCCTGCTCGACAGCTACGAGGGCGAGCGGCGCACCGCGGTCGCCTCGCGGCTGCGCGCCGCCGACCAGGCGATGCCGTCGCTGCGGGCCGGGGGCGGCCTGCGCACCTACCTCCCCGGCGCCGCGCGTTCCGCCGAATCCCTGCTCACCGACGGCCACCTGGGGCGCGGGCCGCTGGGCGCCGAGCCCACGTACGCACCGCCGGTCGCCGTGCGCGAGGTCCCGACGGCCACGGAGCCGGGCGGCCCGGTGGCGAACGTTGCGGTGACCGCCCCCGACGGGGCGACCGTGCCGCTGCGGGACCTGCTCGGGCAGGGTCGGCTGCTGGTGGTCCTGGTGGCTCCCGGCACCGGGGTCTGGGACCGCCGGCACTGGCTCGGCGCCGGACTGATGCCCCGACTCGCCGCGGCGGTGAGCGCCCTCCCGGCCCGCACCGACCTGCTGGTCGCGGACAGCTATCCGGGGGCTCCGGCGCACACCGTGCTGCTGGTGCGGCCGGACGGGCACCTGGCGGCGACCTTCGCCGGGGTCCGCCCGGCGGAGCTGTACGAGGCGGCGGACACCCTCCGGGCGGGCGCGCCCGCGTCGCGGGTGCCGGCGCCCGCCACCACGACGCCGACGCCCGCTCCGGCGCCCACGCCGACCGTGGTGATCGATTGA
- a CDS encoding amino acid ABC transporter ATP-binding protein: MSGVSVTKDVQDAAGAADDLVVLSNVNKHFGALHVLQDIDLSIARGEVVVVIGPSGSGKSTLCRTINRLETIDSGTITLDGKDLPSEGKELARLRADVGMVFQSFNLFAHKTVLQNVMLGQLKVRKTDKAAAHAKALSLLERVGVGSQADKYPAQLSGGQQQRVAIARALAMEPKVMLFDEPTSALDPEMINEVLEVMQQLAREGMTMVVVTHEMGFARSAANRVVFMADGKIVEEATPEQFFSNPRSDRAKDFLSKILHH, encoded by the coding sequence ATGAGCGGAGTATCAGTGACCAAGGACGTGCAGGACGCGGCCGGTGCCGCAGACGACCTGGTCGTACTGAGCAACGTCAACAAGCACTTCGGCGCGCTGCACGTGCTTCAGGACATCGATCTGAGCATTGCCCGCGGTGAGGTAGTCGTGGTGATCGGTCCCTCGGGATCGGGCAAGTCCACGCTGTGCCGGACCATCAACCGGCTGGAGACCATCGACTCGGGCACCATCACGCTCGACGGCAAGGACCTGCCCTCCGAGGGCAAGGAACTGGCCCGGCTGCGCGCCGACGTCGGCATGGTCTTCCAGTCGTTCAACCTCTTCGCGCACAAGACGGTGCTGCAGAACGTCATGCTGGGCCAGCTCAAGGTCCGCAAGACCGACAAGGCCGCGGCTCACGCGAAGGCGCTGTCCCTGCTGGAGCGGGTGGGCGTCGGCTCTCAGGCCGACAAGTACCCGGCACAGCTCTCCGGTGGCCAGCAGCAGCGCGTGGCGATCGCCCGGGCGCTCGCCATGGAGCCGAAGGTGATGCTCTTCGACGAGCCGACCTCGGCCCTGGACCCGGAAATGATCAATGAGGTGCTGGAGGTCATGCAGCAGCTCGCCCGTGAGGGCATGACGATGGTGGTCGTCACGCACGAGATGGGCTTCGCGCGCTCCGCCGCCAACCGGGTCGTCTTCATGGCCGACGGAAAGATCGTCGAAGAAGCGACTCCCGAGCAGTTCTTCAGCAACCCGCGCAGTGATCGGGCGAAGGACTTCCTGTCGAAGATCCTGCACCACTGA
- a CDS encoding amino acid ABC transporter permease: MSSVLYDTPGPKAKVRNWIYSGIFVVLFGLVLWWALSLMGEKGQLDADKWTPFVTDSRVWTTYLLPGLLETLKAGALAMVIALPLGALLGIGRLSDHAWVRGPVGTWVEFFRAIPVLMLMLFGNALMAPRFLDVPSDTRPFWAVVMGLVLYNSAVIAEIVRAGVLSLPHGQSDAAKAIGMRKGQTMVYVLIPQAVTAMLPALVSQLVVILKDTAIGGALLGFAELLSMNRQISANYSNAIATLVVIALIYIAVNFALTSFASVLEGRLRKSKKSTGAVVGVNDVNDMATGANSGGI, from the coding sequence ATGAGCTCCGTGCTGTACGACACCCCCGGCCCCAAGGCCAAGGTGCGCAACTGGATCTACAGCGGGATCTTCGTCGTGCTGTTCGGGCTCGTCCTGTGGTGGGCGCTGTCCCTCATGGGCGAGAAGGGCCAGCTCGACGCCGACAAGTGGACGCCGTTCGTCACCGACAGCCGGGTCTGGACGACGTATCTGCTCCCGGGCCTGCTGGAGACCCTCAAGGCGGGCGCGCTCGCCATGGTGATCGCCCTCCCGCTGGGCGCGCTGCTGGGCATCGGCCGACTGTCGGACCACGCGTGGGTGCGGGGGCCGGTCGGAACGTGGGTCGAGTTCTTCCGTGCCATCCCGGTGCTGATGCTGATGCTGTTCGGCAACGCCCTGATGGCGCCGCGGTTCCTGGACGTCCCGTCCGACACCCGGCCTTTCTGGGCCGTGGTCATGGGCCTGGTCCTCTACAACTCGGCCGTCATCGCCGAGATCGTCCGGGCGGGTGTGCTCTCCCTGCCCCACGGCCAGAGCGACGCCGCCAAGGCGATCGGCATGCGCAAGGGCCAGACGATGGTGTACGTGCTGATCCCGCAGGCCGTGACGGCGATGCTGCCGGCCCTGGTCAGCCAGCTCGTGGTGATCCTCAAGGACACCGCGATCGGCGGCGCCCTGCTGGGCTTCGCCGAACTGCTCTCCATGAACCGGCAGATCTCGGCCAACTACAGCAACGCCATCGCGACCCTCGTCGTGATCGCGCTGATCTACATCGCCGTGAACTTCGCCCTCACCAGCTTCGCCTCCGTGCTGGAGGGCCGACTGCGGAAGTCGAAGAAGAGCACCGGCGCGGTGGTGGGCGTCAACGACGTCAACGACATGGCCACCGGGGCGAACTCGGGCGGGATCTGA
- a CDS encoding glycoside hydrolase 5 family protein: MHDDALRFGANYTPARGWFHHWLDFDLDEVRADLDSIVALGLDHIRVFPLWPVFQPNRTLIRPRAVEQLVALADAAAERGLDVNVDGLQGHLSSFDFLPAWTRTWHRRSIFTDPDVVAGQEEYLRTLAAALADRPNFLGMTVGNEINQFSGAPHPDPDRITPDQAARWLERMLAACEEGAPGRLHLHAEYDAAWYQDGHPFTAAQAARLGGVTAVHSWVFNGTAQRHGRSGTATEHHAAYLIELSKAWALDPHRPVWLQEVGAPAPLIPPEHAARFTEATVANALDCPDLWGVTWWCSHDVSRQLADFPELEYGLGLLTNDRRTKPAGAAVSRIAARWRGRAHRPAPRSTALAVDVGGAMEAPGRSVCAPGGTFFEAWASLTAQGVRPAVVLAERAADPAHLAARGITEVLRVHDVT, encoded by the coding sequence GTGCACGATGACGCGCTCCGCTTCGGCGCCAACTACACGCCGGCCCGCGGCTGGTTCCACCACTGGCTGGACTTCGACCTCGACGAGGTGCGGGCCGACCTCGACTCGATCGTCGCGCTCGGGCTGGACCACATCCGCGTCTTCCCGCTGTGGCCGGTCTTCCAGCCGAACCGGACGCTCATCCGGCCGCGCGCCGTGGAGCAGCTCGTCGCCCTCGCCGACGCGGCCGCCGAGCGCGGGCTCGACGTCAACGTGGACGGACTGCAAGGGCACTTGTCGAGCTTCGACTTCCTGCCCGCCTGGACCCGGACCTGGCACCGGCGCAGCATCTTCACCGACCCGGACGTGGTCGCCGGGCAGGAGGAGTACCTGCGCACGCTGGCCGCTGCCCTCGCCGACCGGCCGAACTTCCTGGGGATGACGGTCGGCAACGAGATCAACCAGTTCTCCGGCGCCCCGCACCCCGATCCCGACCGGATCACCCCGGACCAGGCCGCCCGCTGGCTGGAGCGGATGCTCGCCGCCTGCGAGGAGGGCGCACCGGGGCGGCTGCACCTGCACGCCGAGTACGACGCGGCCTGGTACCAGGACGGGCACCCGTTCACCGCGGCCCAAGCGGCCCGGCTGGGCGGGGTCACCGCCGTGCACTCCTGGGTGTTCAACGGCACTGCGCAGCGCCACGGACGGAGCGGGACGGCGACCGAGCACCATGCCGCGTACCTGATCGAGCTCTCCAAGGCCTGGGCCCTGGACCCGCACCGCCCGGTGTGGCTCCAGGAGGTCGGCGCCCCGGCGCCGCTGATCCCGCCCGAGCACGCGGCGCGGTTCACCGAGGCCACCGTCGCGAACGCCCTGGACTGCCCGGACCTGTGGGGCGTGACCTGGTGGTGCTCGCACGACGTGTCCCGGCAGCTCGCGGACTTCCCGGAGCTGGAGTACGGCCTCGGCCTGCTCACCAACGACCGCCGGACGAAGCCGGCCGGCGCCGCCGTCTCCCGGATCGCCGCGCGGTGGCGGGGCCGCGCGCACCGCCCGGCCCCGCGGTCCACCGCGCTCGCCGTGGACGTCGGCGGGGCGATGGAGGCTCCGGGGCGCTCGGTGTGCGCCCCGGGCGGCACGTTCTTCGAAGCCTGGGCCTCGCTCACGGCCCAGGGGGTGCGTCCCGCGGTGGTCCTCGCGGAACGTGCTGCGGACCCCGCCCATCTGGCCGCGCGCGGCATCACCGAGGTGCTGCGCGTGCACGACGTGACCTGA